GTTCGGAGAGGACGGAGTGTTCCGTTGCGCAACAAAAAAGCGCCTCCCCGGAGGGGGAAGGCGCTTGATTCCATTCCGTCATCCTTTTCAGAAGGAGATGGCCAGACCGCTGTGCTGCTCGAAGGAGTAGGGCACGAACGAGGTGTTGGGCATCGTGCGGACAACGCTGTCGGTCGCATCGTTCGAAGAGAACGATGCTTGTCCGGAATCTACCGTAACTGCAAACGTACCGGTGATGTTATGACCGTACTTGTCGAAGATGTCGACGGCGATATTATACGTTTTGTTGTCGGAGGTGGTTATGTTGATGGAACCCTGCTTGATAACCGCACCGGCACCGTCCAGTACTGCCATCTGACCCTCGTCGTTCGGGCCGATGTAGTAGTACCACGTACCCACGCCCAGCCCGAGCGGGTCGGCACCGCCTACATTGAGAATCGGCTTGCCGGACAGCGTGTTACCTACCGGGTAAACATAGTCGTAGGTATTCTCCACATTGAATGTGCCTACCGGGAACTCGGAGGCAGAGGAGGTGATGAGCTGCATCATCATGGCATCGCCCTCGCCGCTTACATACAGCGTACCGTCCTGATTGTAATACGGGTTGTTCGCATCGATAACCAGGTCCTCGTTGTGGAGAATGATTCGCCGGATATAATTGTTCGTACCCGGTACGCCCCACGGGTCGGCGAAGACGCCGGTAAGGTCGGTGAGTTCCTTGTTTTCGGTGAGCGAACTCATCGGGTTGGTCATATCGACGGCATAGTCGCCGAACTGGGCTCCGGTCAGGTTCCATACGATGTCCGTAACGTGCTGGCCGAGCTGCAGTTTGTTGTTGGAGTAGGAGAATTTCGTACCTTCCAGTGCCGTGGTGACGTTGTAGGTCTCACCCTCTTTGGCGATGGTGACCGTACCGCCCTGGATGAGTACGCCGTAGGAGATGACTCCCGAGTTGTAGACTATCTCTGCGGAATAGGTACCCTCGGCCACGTCGTTGCTGGTCGGGATAATCTGTCCGGCCGCCGTGGGATTGCCTTCAACCACCTCAAAGGTTCCCGTAGGAATAGGCACATTGTCTGCCGGGTAGTCGCCTTCGGTCGGATAGGGTACGGTCATGACGAGCTGTATCTGCTGGTTGGTGTTCTCCGCATCCTGCATCAGCAGCGTTATTTGGCCGAGCTGCTCGTTGGCAAGCATACACTCTCCCGTGTACTGGGCGAGATAGGCGTTGGCCGTAATGGGAGTTCTCGGGGCATCCTGCCTCTGGTCGTCGAAAGAGATGGAGCCGCTGTACTTGGCTTCGATGGTCTCGTCGCCTGCGGTGAGGTTCACCTTGATGGTGTAGCCGCCTGCAGCGGACTGCACATTGATGCTGCCGCCCGTTACGAGCACGGCCGTGCCCTCTTTCCAATAAAGGGTACCCTCCGTATCGGAGCCGTTCGAAGCCACGAAATACGTTTTCGAGGTAGGTTCGGTGATGGTGCCGAGGTCATACGTACCTGCAGTGAGTTTCGGGGTGCTGACCGGGTCGACCACCGAGGCGAACATGTCGAGGCGGAGCTTGTTGCTGGTGCCGTCCACGACGAAGGTCATCGAGTAGTATCCTACGTCGGCGGCGATTTTCTCGCCGTAGTAAACGGCCTCGTCGAGGTTGAGCTTGAGCTCATCCGTAGGGGGATTAGTTTCCCCCCCTCCATTTCCGCCGTTTCCAGTATTGCCCTTGTCTTTTTCGCACGACATCATGGTCAATGCCGCAGCGAATGTCGCGAACATCAAAAAATACTTTTTCATTTTCGGTAACATTTAAGTGTAAAATCGAATAGTTTGTTTGTCGTCCTCCTACATATAAAGACGCGCGGGGCGTCTTTTCTGTTGCATGCCGCGGCGAATTTTTTCGTTGTACCGCCTGCCGCAGGACACACAGTCTGCAAATATAATGGTAAAATACCGAAAAACGATGAGAAACGGACTATTTTTTACGTTTCCGCAGCCCGTCGTGCGGAGAGTGCGTCCGGTTGCCGCGGCCGGGCCGTGGCGGGAGTCTGCCCTGCGTCGGCGTCATCCGAACAGCGGTTTCACCCAGTAGAACAGCAGTGCCCAGGTAGCGAAGCGCGCCCCCTTGCCGACGAGCATGAAGAGGGTGGTCTTTTTCCAGTCCACGCGGTAGAAACCGAGTGCGATGGCCATCACGTCGCCTATCAGCGGGAGCCAGGTGAAAAAGGCGAGGAGGCTGCCGTAGCGGGCCACCTTGTGCTGGTGCTTTTCGATGGTTTCCCGTTTGACCTTGAAGTATTTCTCTATCCACTCCCATTTGCCGGCCCGGCCGAGCCAGTAGGAGGTGAGACCGCCGAGCCAGTTGCCCGCCGTCGCCACCGCCACCGAAATATAGGGGTCGGCACCTACGGCGAGGAGCCCTACCAGCAGAACGTCCGAACTCATCGGAAGAATCGTGGCGGCGAGAAAGGCCCCGATGAAGAGCCCTATGTATCCGTATTCGAGCAGGAATTCCATACTTGTCCGTGTCGTCTTGTGGATGTCCCCGGAGGCCCGGTATCGGACAGACCGCCGTTTCTGCTTCTTAACGGCCGTTCCGTGCCCTTATTGTGTCCGGTACTGTCGGATTCCGGCCCGTTTCCGGCCGTTATGCCGGGAACGTCCGGGGTGTCATAACAGTTTTTTCAGCAGGCCGAAACTCCGGCCGTAGGGCGGATAGCGGAGCGGCAGGTCGGTGCGGCGTCGGGAGACGGCCACGGCCCGCAGGTTGGAGAAGGTGTCGAACGAAAAGCGTCCGTGGTACCTTCCCATCCCGCTGTCTCCCGTGCCGCCGAAGGGCAGACGGGGATTGGCGATGTGTATTATCGTATCGTTGATGCAGGCGCCTCCCGACGCGGTGCGGCCGATGAGGCGCAGCCCGTCGGCTTTGCGGCCGAAGTAGTAGAGCGCGAGCGGCTTTTCGCGGGCGTTGATGAAGTCTGCGGCCGACTCCGTGTCGTCGAAGGTCATGACCGGCAGGATGGGGCCGAATATCTCCTCCTGCATGAGCGGCGAACCGGGGTCGGGAGAGTCGATGAGCGTCGGGGCGATGAAGCGTTCCGATGCGTCGTATTCGCCGCCCCACACGATGCGCTCGGCCGTATCGATGTAGCTTTGCAGGCGCGTGAAGGCCCGGTCGCTGATGATGCGCGGATAGGCGGCGCTGCGGCGGAAATCTCCTCCGTAGAAGTGCATGGCATATCTCCTGAACTTTTCGAGCAGCTCCTCCTTCACGTCGCGGTGTACGAGGAGGTAGTCGGGGGCGATGCAGGTCTGGCCGGCGTTCAGGAGCTTGCCCCACGCGATTTTGCGGGCGGCCGTATCGAGGTCGGCCGTGCGGTCCACGACGCAGGGGCTTTTGCCGCCCAGTTCGAGCGTTACGGGTGTCAGGTGTGCCGCCGCCTTCTCCATCACCGTGCGTCCGAAGGCCGCTCCGCCCGTGAAGAAGATGTGGTCGAAACGATACTCCAACAATTCGGCTGTCTGGGCATGGTCGCCGTCGAAAACCGACACGTAGTCCGGGGGAAATATCTCGCCGAGGATGTTCCCGATGAGGCGGCAGGTACGGGCCGAGGTTGTGGAGGGTTTCAGCGCCACGCAGTTCCCTGCGGCGAGCGCCCCCACCAGCGGGTCGAGGGCGAGCTGGAAGGGATAGTTCCACGGCGCCATGACAAGCACCACCCCCTGCGGTTCCCGAATGATGCGGCTCGCGGAGGGGAAGAGGAAGAGCGGGGTAGGCACCCGCCGGCTGCGGGCCCGGCGCTCCAGATGCCGCAGTTGGTCGCGTATTTCGGCCAGCACAATGGCCGTCTCGCTGATATACGACTCTTCCGCCGATTTGTGCAGGTCGGCGTACAGGGCTTCCGCTATCTCTTGCTCGTGTGCCTTTACGGCCTCCTGCAGTCTGCGCAGGTACTCTTTGCGGAATGCGGGTTCCCGCGTGTGCCCTTCGGCGTAGAAGGCCCGCATCGCGTCGAGCCGTTCCCTGATGGATGTTGTCATGGTCCGTTGTCGTTTGGTCCGGTGCGGCTTCGTGCCGCGGCGTCTGTTGCGGCGCGGTCCGCGGGCCCGGATACCTGTCTGCCGGTGCCGGCGCATCCTTCATGCGGCCCGTTCCGCGTCGGTTTCACCGATTCTTTGAAACGGCCGCAGTATCTTCGTCAATGAAAGGTATGCCGGTCGGGTATCGCCCGGTTCGCGTCGGCACCGCCGGTTTATTAAAAGTTGAAAACAAATATAACGATTTTTGTCCGGCAAAGAGGATGCCTTCCCGTTGCCGGGGGCCCGATTCTTGCAAAGAAACCGTAAATTTGTCCCGGAACGGGCCGGAGAATGGCCTCCGGGCCCGGAGGCTTAACAGGAAATGTCATGATACACTATTCGGAATATACGCTTCGGAACGGACTGCGGGTGGTTGCCAACCGCGACCGGCTCTCGGCGCTTGCGGCGGTCAATATGCTCTATGGGGTGGGGGCCCGCAACGAGGCGCCGGAGCGGACGGGATTCGCCCATCTTTTCGAACATCTGATGTTCAGGGGAACGAAACTCGTGCCCGATTTCGACATGCCGGTGCAGGTGGCCTGCGGCGAGAACAACGCCTTTACCAACAACGATTACACCGATTACTACATGACGCTGCCCAAGGACAACATCGAGACGGCCCTCTGGCTGGAATCGGACCGGATGACGGGGCTCGACATCACGCCGGAGAAGCTCGCGGCGGAGAAGTCGGTGGTGGTCGAGGAGTACAAGCAGCGTTACCTTAACCAGCCTTACGGGGAGCAGTGGCTGCTGCTGCGGGCGCTGGCTTATAAGGTGCATCCCTACCGGTGGCCGACCATCGGACTGACGCCCGACCACATCCGCGAAGCGACGCTCGCCGACGTCACGGCCTTCTACAGGCGTTACTACGTCCCCTCGAATGCCATTCTCGCCGTGTCGGGAGATATCGAGCCGGAACGGGTGTTCGAGCTCGCCGACAAATGGTTCGGCCATCTGGAGAGCGTTCCCGCTCCCGCGGATGCCTTTCTGCAGGAACCTGTGCAGCGGGAGGCCCGCCGGGAGGAGGCCTGCCGTGACGTACCGGCCACGCAGGTGACCGTGGCGCTTCATATGGGAGGCCGCCGCAGTCCGGAATACTATTGCTGCGACGTGATGACCGACCTGCTTGCGGGCGGTACCTCGGCGCGGCTCTACAATGAACTGGTCAAACGCCGCCGGCTCTTTTCCGCCGTGAACTCCTACATCACCGGCGACATCGACCCGGGGCTCTTCATCCTGACAGGTCAGCTCATGCCGGGGGTGGAACTCCGGGAGGGCGAGGAGGCGCTGTGGAACGAGCTGGAGCGGCTGTGCAGTGAACCGGTGGGGGACGACGAACTGCAGAAGGTGCGCAACAAGTTCGAGGCGAACATGCTTTACGGCGAGATGAACGTGATGAACAAGGCGCTCAATCTCGCCTACTACGCCCTGCTGGGCGAGCTGCCCCTCGTGAACTCCGAGCTGGAAATCTACCGCGGCGTGGAAGCCGGGCAAATCATGGAGACGGCCCGGCGGCTCTTCCGTCGGGACAGAAGTTCGACACTCGTAATCTACGGCAAACATGGAGAATAAGATACATTTCGACCGCAGCCGGCAGCCGGAGACGGTCATTCCGGAGCGTTTGGAAGTGCCCGAAGCATGTGAATACCGTACCGCTTCGGGGGTACGCATTTATGTCCTGCCCGCTCCGGAGTACGGGGTGGTGCGCCTCAGTTTCGTCTTCCGTGCCGGCTCCTCGTGGCAGAAGGTGCCCTTCTGTGCTTCGGCTACGGTGAATAACCTTGCCGAAGGGAGCCGGGACATGACTGCGCAGCAGATAGCCGAACGGCTCGACTATTACGGCTCCTGGTTCGACGTCTCGATGGACCGCGACTGGAGCGTGGTGACGTTCGTGTGTCTGTCGAAATTTTTCGATAAGACCCTGGAGGTGGCCCGCCGCATCATGCTCGAGCCGGAATTTCCGCAGGAGGAGCTGCGCGTCTACTGCGACAAGAGCCGCCAGACGCTGGCCATCAACCGCACCAAGGTCGATTTCAATGCCCGGGAGCTTTTCGCAAAATCCCTTTACGGGGCGTCGCACCCTTACGGCATCTCTTCGCCGGCGGAGCGTTACGACGACCTTCGCCGGGAGGATGTGCGTGCCTTTTATGAGGAACGCTATACCGCGGCGGGGTGTTTCGCGGTGATGAGCGGCGATGTGGACGACATTCGCCTGCGGGCTGTGGAGGAGTTTCTGGTCGGGCTGCGTCCGGGAGAGGCGGGCGAGCGTGCCGACTTCCCGGCTCCCCGGAGCATCAGCCGTGCCGAAATGCCTTTCCCCGGGGCCGTGCAGTCGGCCGTCCGCGTGGGACGCGTGCTCTTTCCGCGCAGTCATCCCGATTTCATCGGTATGCAGGTGGTCGCCGCGGTGCTGGGCGGTTATTTCGGTTCCCGGCTCGTGCACAACCTGCGCGAAGAGCGCGGATATACCTACGGAGCCTATGCGGCGATGGTCAATTTCGACCGCAGCGGCTATTTCGCAGCGGCCACGGAGGTGGGGGCGCAGTTCACCGAAGATGCGCTCGCACAGATATTCGCCGAGATAGAGCGGCTCCGGTGCGAACCCGTCCCTGTGGAGGAGCTCGCACTGGTGAAAAATATCATGGTCGGCGAGGTAATGCGTATTCTTGACGGGCCTTTCGGCATCGCCGACGTAACCATCGAGAATATTCAGAACGGTTTCGGAAACGGTTATCTCGGTGAATTCGTCCGGCAGGTGCGGGAGACGACATCTGAACAGGTATGGGAACTTGCCCTGCGGTACCTTGCGCCCGATACCCTGACGGCCGTAGTTGTAGGCCCCGGACGCTGACGGCTGCGGTTCGAAAAAGTAGGGACACTGCCGGCCGCTGCCGGGAAGATTCCAAACCTCCATACGGTTTCGGGACCTTGATATATTAGCATCGCGTGCAGGACCTTTCTGCCGTTTTTTCGGTCGGGCCGTTTTCGGGGTGTCTTTTGCGACCGTGCAGTTTGCTCTGTCCGTCTTCCACCGGTACGGGCATCTGCCTTTTCTGTCCGCCTGTCCGGTCTGTGCGCCGGAGAAATGAAAAGCCTCCGGCGCAATTCCTGCGCCGGAGGTCCGTCTGTGAAAGGAATCTATTCCGCTTCGTACCGTGCGGCGACCGTGTGTTTGCTTACTGCACGACGTATTCGGTGATTGTCCCCGTATATGTTCCGGAAATGGTATTTTCTGCATCGTCCTTCAGGTCGAAGACCAGCGTGTAAACATCGCCTTCGCGCGAAACGGTTACCGTTCCGCCGTAAATTCCGGTGCCTTCCGTTTCCGTCCCCTCTTCGTACCGGACGAAAGAACTTGCCCCGTAGAATCCCGGACGTGTGTACTTGCCTGCCGCGACTGCCGGTATCCGGTATTGCTGTAAACCGGTTTCGGGGTCGGTAGTAGGTTCGCCGTCTACCGTATAGGTGCCGTCGGGCAGGAAGGAATAGTCGGTCGGCCGGGCATTGACGAGTTCGAGCGTCAGGAATGTGCCTGTACCCGTGAGCCAGCCCGTATTCGGATTGCGGTAGCAGGTTTCGTCGTGGATTTCCAGATGCCATGATGTCTGGGTCATTTCTTCCAGTTGGTCGGACGATACGGCAATTTTGCTGACGGCGAGGTTTTCTGCGGTCAGTTCCACGTCGTCGGTCAGCGTACTGGTGGCATCCGAGTCACTGCCGTCCTGCGTCACGTTTATCACGATGTCGGCCACGATGCCTCCCGTTTGAACCGTAATGGTTCCTGTGCGCGGCGCAGTGGAGATGTTGCGTATCGCTTCGACCGTGATGGTACCCTTTTCTTTATCCGTCGTCACGTTGAGCATGGGCGTTTCGGCCGGCTGGCCTATCTGGATGTTCCATTCGGGTATCCGGACGGTCTGCACCGAGATGACCTGCGGTTCCTTGTCGATGGCTTTGAAATGGAGTTCGGTTTTGTCTACCGTGAGCGAAGGCTGCCTGTCGCACCCTTCCTGCGTAACGGCTACGGAAACGCTTTCCACCGTTTCGTCGCTCGGACGGACGTTGATTTTGCCCGAGCGCGGCTCATCGGAGGTGTTTTCGTCTGCCGTGACAGTTACCGTATTGCCGTCGGTCTCGGCATGAAGCCAGCCTGCGGAAGTGATGTCGGCGGAAGCTTTCCAGGTGAAGTCTTCGCCCGTGACGGTCACGGTGAACGTCTGCGAAGTGCCGCCCTCCCAGCCGAAAGAGAGTTCGGACTTGTCTACGGTGATGCTGCCTGCCGAGGGAGGAGCCGTCACTCCGGCCTGACGGACGGAGATGCTGACCGGCTGCGCATTACCGTTCTTGTCCGCAATCCGCAGGGTCGCCGTGCGTTCTGCCTCTTCGGTATTGTCGGCAGCGGTGACCTTCAGGGTGCTGTCTCCGTCTTTTACGGCTGTGAGCCAAGCCGTTGCGGTTTCGTCCACGGTCGTGTCCCACTCGACGTTTACCGCAGTGATTTCCACTGTCGCAGGTTCGTTTCCCGTGGCTTCAAAGACGAGTGAGACGGGTTTCGCTTCGAGTTTGTACTCCTTTTGTGTATTTTCGGTTTTGTCGCATGCAACTGCGATAAGCGCGGCGGCTGCGAGTATTATGGCCTTTTTCATTATTCTGTTTTTTGTCGGTTGCTTATTTTACGGGACGGGGAGATACGCTGAACTGGGTGAACGAGACTCCCGTTGCCGATGTTGTCATCATTGTACCCAGCATGCGGTCGCCCGGGGCCGGGATATAGGAGATATAGCCGGTAGTGACCGTGATACCCCATCGCTCCTGAATGTAGTCGAGGCAGTTGCCCAGGTGGATGCCCGTCTCGATTTCCACAAGGAAACCGCTTGTCTGCATGGAGGTGCCTTCGGCTATGAGACCGATGCCGTCGTCAGTGGCTCCGACTGCAGTGCAGTCGGGATAGTCACGCATCACCGTGGTCGTTTCGGTTTCGGTATTGTAAAAGGCCGGATAAATCGTTCCTTTTGTTATCAGTCCGTTTTCGTCCATGCTTTCTTCCCGGTATTTGCCGGCTATCCATTTGCCGTTCGGGCTGATGTTCTGGTTTTCGGCAAAACAGTACATGCCGGCTTCTATCAGGTTGGTTTCGTATGTTCCGCCGGCACCGTCCGAGGCGTTCACGGGAGTGAGTTTGAAAATGTCCTTGCCCACGTTCTGGAGCTTTCCGTCTTTCCAGTAAATCATGCCGGTATCGGTAAATTCCCACTGGGTACCGTAAATCACCGACCCGTCGAGCGACATGCCGCGGGCCATCACCTGATTGGGTACTTTGACGCCCCGGTAATCCAGCTCGGGCATCTCGAGCAGTTCGGGTACGCCGTCGCGCCAGATGACGGGGCTGCATTTCATCGATTCGCCCCAGCAGTAGCCTACCCAGGTCCGGCCGTCTTCCGATACGGCCGATATGTTCGGAGAACTGTAGCCTGCGGGTGTTTCGGGGATGAAGTAGTCGCCATCCGCCGTGATGGCCACCGTATGGTTGTCGGGGCCGTAGATGAATGCGGTGCCCTGGTCGGTGACGGCAATCGGTTTTTCGAGGCTGAGGGGGGAGCCGTAGAGGAGCGGCCCGATTTCGGTAATCTCGCCCGTATCCAGATTATGAAAGGTCGGATACATGAAGTACGTATTGTCGGGCTGCAGAACGTGGCGTGTGCCCACGCAGTAGCGGCCGTTGGGCGACATGGCGGCTCCCATGTCGTAGGCGGCGTACATTTGGTAAACCGGCGCGTCGTTGTCGCGCTGCAGTTGGATAACCTTTATTTCCTGTACGGCTTCACCGGAGGTCAGTTCGATGCTGCTTTCACGCGGGTCGGTGTAAGATTCGTTGTTTTCTACAGTCAGCACGAACGAAGTCCGGGTTTTTTCTCCGACTTTGAGCCAGGTCGCCTGCGGAACGACGTCCCATTCTCCCGAGGCTTCGACCTCGATGGTGAGGGGAGCGTTGTCCTGTGCATGGAAGGTGCACAGGGCGGTGTTCACCCGTACATACTGGAGCTGTTGCTCCTCAACGTTGCAGCCTGCTGCAATTGCCGCTGCTGCGGCCAATACAAGTAGCTTTTTCATGAATAGGGTTTGTGTTTAAGTTAGACATAGCGGCCTTGTTTCGTGTCGGGCCGGCCGTTTCCCGTATGGTTGTCTGTTTCGTTTTCGGTTCGGGAGTGTCGTCTTTGCGTTGCCTGTTGTACTCCCGGGTACGCTTACAAATATAGTTTTATATAGCACAAAAAACAATATTTAAAACAGTTAAATTTACATAAAGTTTGAAATACCCCCCCCCGGTTAATTATGTTAAGTTTGTGTAATATTATACATTGCGTCCGGTTTATATCGAAAGTCGGCGAACGGGACGGATGGTTGTGTTGCATCGGCCGGGCGAGGTTGTATCGTTTGCCCATGTCGGCCGCACTGCGGAGAAGAGGTGTTCTTTTTGCGGATGTTCTGCGGGAACGGAAAAAAGCGTTACCTTTGGAAGAAAAACGATGCGCCAGTATCTCGAACTGCTCGATAAAATCATGAAGGAGGGAGCCGTGAAGGGCGACCGGACGGGGACGGGGACGAAGAGTATCTTCGGCTACCAGATGCGTTTCGACCTGGCCGAGGGTTTCCCACTGCTCACTACCAAGAAGCTCCATCTGCGCTCCATCATTCACGAACTGCTGTGGTTCCTCGCGGGGGATACCAATATCAAATACCTGCATGAAAACAAGGTGACCATCTGGGACGAATGGGCTTCGCCCGAAGGCGACCTGGGTCCCATCTACGGCTATCAATGGCGGAGCTGGCCCGCGCCCGACGGACGGCACATCGACCAGATAGCGGCCGTGGTTGAGTCCATCCGTACCAATCCCGATTCGCGGCGCCACATCGTGAGTGCCTGGAACGTGGCGGATATCGACCGCATGGCGCTTCCGCCCTGCCACGCCCTGTTTCAGTTCTATGTCGCGGAGGGGCGTCTTTCGTGCCAGCTTTATCAGCGCAGCGCGGATGTCTTTCTCGGCGTACCTTTCAACATCGCCTCGTATGCGCTCCTGACCATGATGATGGCGCAGGTGACCGGGCTGCGTCCGGGCGATTTCATCCATACGCTGGGCGATGCGCACATCTACCTGAACCATACCGAACAGGCTGCCGAACAACTGCGGCGCACACCCCGGCCGCTGCCCGTCATGAAGCTCAATCCGGCAGTCGATTCGATTTTCGGTTTCCGATATGAGGATTTCACACTCGAAGGATACGACCCGTATCCCTCGATAAAAGCACCGATAGCCGTATGATTTCGATAATCGTGGCCGTTGCCCGGAACGGCGTGATAGGCGGCGGCAACACGCTGTTGTGGCATATCTCCGAGGACCTGAAACGCTTCAAGGCGCTGACGACGGGGCATCCCGTCGTCATGGGCCGCAAGACTTTCGAGTCGTTGGGGCGCCCGCTGCCCAACCGAACGAATGTGGTCGTGACGCGGCAGCACATCGAGATACCCGGTTGTACGGTGGCCGGTTCGCTGGAAGAGGCGCTGGCCCTTTTCCCGGCGCAGGAGGAGGTGTTCGTTACCGGCGGCGGGCAAATCTATGCCCAGGCGCTTCCGCTGGCCGACCGCATCTATCTGACGACCGTGATGCGGGACTACGAGGGCGACACCCGTTTTCCCGATTGGAACCGCAGCGGCTGGACCGAGGTTTTCCGCGAATACCACGAGCGAGGCAAGGATTTTCCCTATCCTTTCGAATATACCGACTGGGTGCGGGAGGAGTGAGCTGTTTGGACCGGTATATCTTTGGAGATTGAGAATGTAACATGAACAACAGCCCGGACGGAATCATTCCGTCCGGGCTGTTTATGGGTATTTGTACTTATTTTCAAATAGGTTTTATCGCTGTTTAGGAATTGTTGTTACAGGGGTAATTTTGTCATCGGATATTGGCTGCGCGGTCCGTTGCGGGCCGGCGGGGAAATCGTTGCCGGATTTATGGGGAAATATTACGATATGCTCATGGAGGACGTGCGCATGCACGAAGGGATGAAGGCATGCATGAACTGCGGGGTGTGTACTGCGGTATGTCCTGCGGCCGAATTTTACAATTATGATCCGAGGCAGATTGTCAGTACCGTGCAGACGCAGGACGACGAGGCCATCGAGGCGCTCCTGCGCAGCGAGACCATCTGGTACTGCGGGGAGTGCATGTCGTGCCGTCCGCGTTGTCCGCGGGGCAATACGCCGGGGTATGTGGTGCAGGCACTGCGCAACCTTTCCCAAAAGCTCGGGTTCTTCACCGAGTCGGAGAAAGGACGGCAGCAGTTCGCGCTGAAACGGCTCATCGGCGAAAACATCCTGAGAACGGGGTACTGCATCACGCCGCGTCTGGTGAATCCCGACATGCATCCGGAGCAGGGGCCCGTGTGGAAGTGGGTGTACGACAACGACCGCGAAGTGTTCGGGCGCTTCAATCCCACCTACATGCAGGAGGGGCCGGGGGCTATGCGGCGTATCGACGAACGGTCGCTGGAGGAGCTGCGGCGCATCTTCGAGGAGACGG
This genomic interval from Tidjanibacter massiliensis contains the following:
- a CDS encoding YqaA family protein — encoded protein: MEFLLEYGYIGLFIGAFLAATILPMSSDVLLVGLLAVGADPYISVAVATAGNWLGGLTSYWLGRAGKWEWIEKYFKVKRETIEKHQHKVARYGSLLAFFTWLPLIGDVMAIALGFYRVDWKKTTLFMLVGKGARFATWALLFYWVKPLFG
- a CDS encoding M16 family metallopeptidase, with product MENKIHFDRSRQPETVIPERLEVPEACEYRTASGVRIYVLPAPEYGVVRLSFVFRAGSSWQKVPFCASATVNNLAEGSRDMTAQQIAERLDYYGSWFDVSMDRDWSVVTFVCLSKFFDKTLEVARRIMLEPEFPQEELRVYCDKSRQTLAINRTKVDFNARELFAKSLYGASHPYGISSPAERYDDLRREDVRAFYEERYTAAGCFAVMSGDVDDIRLRAVEEFLVGLRPGEAGERADFPAPRSISRAEMPFPGAVQSAVRVGRVLFPRSHPDFIGMQVVAAVLGGYFGSRLVHNLREERGYTYGAYAAMVNFDRSGYFAAATEVGAQFTEDALAQIFAEIERLRCEPVPVEELALVKNIMVGEVMRILDGPFGIADVTIENIQNGFGNGYLGEFVRQVRETTSEQVWELALRYLAPDTLTAVVVGPGR
- a CDS encoding M16 family metallopeptidase — its product is MIHYSEYTLRNGLRVVANRDRLSALAAVNMLYGVGARNEAPERTGFAHLFEHLMFRGTKLVPDFDMPVQVACGENNAFTNNDYTDYYMTLPKDNIETALWLESDRMTGLDITPEKLAAEKSVVVEEYKQRYLNQPYGEQWLLLRALAYKVHPYRWPTIGLTPDHIREATLADVTAFYRRYYVPSNAILAVSGDIEPERVFELADKWFGHLESVPAPADAFLQEPVQREARREEACRDVPATQVTVALHMGGRRSPEYYCCDVMTDLLAGGTSARLYNELVKRRRLFSAVNSYITGDIDPGLFILTGQLMPGVELREGEEALWNELERLCSEPVGDDELQKVRNKFEANMLYGEMNVMNKALNLAYYALLGELPLVNSELEIYRGVEAGQIMETARRLFRRDRSSTLVIYGKHGE
- a CDS encoding BACON domain-containing protein; protein product: MKKAIILAAAALIAVACDKTENTQKEYKLEAKPVSLVFEATGNEPATVEITAVNVEWDTTVDETATAWLTAVKDGDSTLKVTAADNTEEAERTATLRIADKNGNAQPVSISVRQAGVTAPPSAGSITVDKSELSFGWEGGTSQTFTVTVTGEDFTWKASADITSAGWLHAETDGNTVTVTADENTSDEPRSGKINVRPSDETVESVSVAVTQEGCDRQPSLTVDKTELHFKAIDKEPQVISVQTVRIPEWNIQIGQPAETPMLNVTTDKEKGTITVEAIRNISTAPRTGTITVQTGGIVADIVINVTQDGSDSDATSTLTDDVELTAENLAVSKIAVSSDQLEEMTQTSWHLEIHDETCYRNPNTGWLTGTGTFLTLELVNARPTDYSFLPDGTYTVDGEPTTDPETGLQQYRIPAVAAGKYTRPGFYGASSFVRYEEGTETEGTGIYGGTVTVSREGDVYTLVFDLKDDAENTISGTYTGTITEYVVQ
- a CDS encoding dihydrofolate reductase; its protein translation is MISIIVAVARNGVIGGGNTLLWHISEDLKRFKALTTGHPVVMGRKTFESLGRPLPNRTNVVVTRQHIEIPGCTVAGSLEEALALFPAQEEVFVTGGGQIYAQALPLADRIYLTTVMRDYEGDTRFPDWNRSGWTEVFREYHERGKDFPYPFEYTDWVREE
- a CDS encoding aldehyde dehydrogenase family protein, which gives rise to MTTSIRERLDAMRAFYAEGHTREPAFRKEYLRRLQEAVKAHEQEIAEALYADLHKSAEESYISETAIVLAEIRDQLRHLERRARSRRVPTPLFLFPSASRIIREPQGVVLVMAPWNYPFQLALDPLVGALAAGNCVALKPSTTSARTCRLIGNILGEIFPPDYVSVFDGDHAQTAELLEYRFDHIFFTGGAAFGRTVMEKAAAHLTPVTLELGGKSPCVVDRTADLDTAARKIAWGKLLNAGQTCIAPDYLLVHRDVKEELLEKFRRYAMHFYGGDFRRSAAYPRIISDRAFTRLQSYIDTAERIVWGGEYDASERFIAPTLIDSPDPGSPLMQEEIFGPILPVMTFDDTESAADFINAREKPLALYYFGRKADGLRLIGRTASGGACINDTIIHIANPRLPFGGTGDSGMGRYHGRFSFDTFSNLRAVAVSRRRTDLPLRYPPYGRSFGLLKKLL
- a CDS encoding thymidylate synthase — protein: MRQYLELLDKIMKEGAVKGDRTGTGTKSIFGYQMRFDLAEGFPLLTTKKLHLRSIIHELLWFLAGDTNIKYLHENKVTIWDEWASPEGDLGPIYGYQWRSWPAPDGRHIDQIAAVVESIRTNPDSRRHIVSAWNVADIDRMALPPCHALFQFYVAEGRLSCQLYQRSADVFLGVPFNIASYALLTMMMAQVTGLRPGDFIHTLGDAHIYLNHTEQAAEQLRRTPRPLPVMKLNPAVDSIFGFRYEDFTLEGYDPYPSIKAPIAV
- a CDS encoding BACON domain-containing protein, with translation MKKLLVLAAAAAIAAGCNVEEQQLQYVRVNTALCTFHAQDNAPLTIEVEASGEWDVVPQATWLKVGEKTRTSFVLTVENNESYTDPRESSIELTSGEAVQEIKVIQLQRDNDAPVYQMYAAYDMGAAMSPNGRYCVGTRHVLQPDNTYFMYPTFHNLDTGEITEIGPLLYGSPLSLEKPIAVTDQGTAFIYGPDNHTVAITADGDYFIPETPAGYSSPNISAVSEDGRTWVGYCWGESMKCSPVIWRDGVPELLEMPELDYRGVKVPNQVMARGMSLDGSVIYGTQWEFTDTGMIYWKDGKLQNVGKDIFKLTPVNASDGAGGTYETNLIEAGMYCFAENQNISPNGKWIAGKYREESMDENGLITKGTIYPAFYNTETETTTVMRDYPDCTAVGATDDGIGLIAEGTSMQTSGFLVEIETGIHLGNCLDYIQERWGITVTTGYISYIPAPGDRMLGTMMTTSATGVSFTQFSVSPRPVK